In Halictus rubicundus isolate RS-2024b unplaced genomic scaffold, iyHalRubi1_principal scaffold0028, whole genome shotgun sequence, the genomic window ATCGTGTAAAATGCAGCAATTATCGCGCTCGTCTGTGCCAAGCAATAAGCTGTGAATTTGAAGTTTGCGGTAAGAAATAGCACCACTAGTATTATGAAACATCATAGATGCCGAATGGTGGTTGAAGAATCACCACCTCCCTTATTACTATCATGATGTTCTATCTCTCTCattctattagaaaattgttgaaggggttgtcctggctttctgcaatattttctaaaaatggacatgtTGCTTTCATACGGGAAAGCAGAAAATGAATCTAATGTACCAAAACGTCTGACGTCATCCGCCAAGTGGAGAAGACCGTggacattataaaaattaaaagttgGGCCATAGAACTTTTCACAACGACGAACAAATAGTTGCAAAGCTCCATCTGCAAACTTTAAATATTTGCTAACAAAAACCTGTGAAACCATTATTCTTATGGCACTGtgcagaaacaagaagtgtcgatGTACATTATCCTTCAGCACTCCATAGGTGACAACTGGACCAGTatacaaaagaaattgccgaaattctgttgctttaaatttggaaaataaatctattgatctaggacgccttgcaaactcggatggacaatatttattgatccctctcattctctctgagattgtgaaaatttgtcgagaagataattttgaaaatggggaATATTTGCCACACACCCAGgcagataacaattttttaatgacacCTAGACATACGAGAT contains:
- the LOC143363218 gene encoding LOW QUALITY PROTEIN: uncharacterized protein LOC143363218 (The sequence of the model RefSeq protein was modified relative to this genomic sequence to represent the inferred CDS: inserted 1 base in 1 codon) is translated as MVSQVPFEHMHLVCLGVIKKLLSAWVCGKYSPFSKLSSRQIFTISERMRGINKYCPSEFARRPRSIDLFSKFKATEFRQFLLYTGPVVTYGVLKDNVHRHFLFLHSAIRIMVSQVFVSKYLKFADGALQLFVRRCEKFYGPTFNFYNVHGLLHLADDVRRFGTLDSFSAFPYESNMSIFRKYCRKPGQPLQQFSNRMREIEHHDSNKGGGDSSTTIRXSMMFHNTSGAISYRKLQIHSLLLGTDERDNCCILHDGTVCIISSISPHENSFRLGVHRFLQVDAFYDIALLSPALEIFKCDTLSTEITYPLQRC